The DNA segment TTAGTCCAGGATGAGAAAATCCTGATTCCCACCATCTTTCCTTGCCAATCATTACTTTGGTAGTGAGGGAGCGACGATGATTCCACTGATGAATTTTCGCGGTAATCGCTGGCGAAATCGTTAATGCTACCAAGAGCGAAGCCAGCACTGCCACAATCACATTTAAACCAATCGTCCCGACAAATTCACCAGTTGCACCGGGAAGTAGGGCAATAGGCGCAAAGGAGAATACGGTGGTTAATGTCCCCCCCAGTAAAGGAGCGCGGAGATACTGCACGGTTTCTTCGATGGCAGTTTCTAAAGACATTCCCGCTTTCAGGCGGATATTCATCTCATCCACGAGAATAATCGCATTATCAATCAGAATGCCCAAAGCCACAATTAGCCCCGTCACCGACATTTGATGTAAGGGAATGCCCAACAAGCCCATGACAATCAGGGCGATCGCTAATGAAAGCGGCAGTGCCATCTGTACAGCTAATGCCTGTTGCCAGCCCATCATGATAATGCAAATCACGAATAGCATCAAAGCACCAGACAGCAAATTACCGATGAGATTATTTAATCGCGCAGTCACATAACGACTCTGATCAAAGACAATTTCTAACTGTATCCCCTTGGGTAAATCAGCCCGAAAGCTATCAATCACCTTTTGTGCTGCCACTGCCCAACGATCCAGACGATATTGGGACTGGACATAAACACCAACTGCGATCGCGGCTTTACCGGAAGTAAATGCTAATTCTGTGGGCGGTGTGGCAATTCCTTTCTCAATGGTGGCGATATCTGCCAAAAGAAGAAATTCCCGGTTAGATTCACACGCAGAACAGCGCACGGGTATTTGCTGCAAACGGTTTAGGGTATCCAATTCTCCCTGGACTTCATAGAGCAGGGTATTGTCACCGCGAAACTGTCCGGCAGAAGTTTTGGCATCGCTTTGTTGAATTTGCCCTGCTAATTCTGAGGCGGTAATTCCCAAACTAGCAAAAGTTTCTGTATTCACATTCACGGTGATTTCTTCTTGGGGTGCGCCAAAAATCTCCACTTCATCTGTGCCAGAGAGCGATCGCAAGGCATTTTTTAACACTTCTGCCCGTCGCCGTAAAATGGCGTAGTTTGGTGCATCAGACTGTTCCCAAGTCAGGGCTGCTAGGAGGGCATAGGCACGCACTTCTCCCTCATCTAACTCTGGTTCACTGGCTGCGTTGGGTAATTCCCCTTGCACCTCCCGCAATTTATCCCGCACCCGTGACCACACCAAGGGTACACGATTTTTACCCACAGTATCAAGTAAATCTACGGAGATAGTGGAAACCCCGGCTCGTGACGTGGATTCATAAGTTTTTACTTCCGGAATTTCAGCAATCTTAGCTTCAATCGGATCAGTTACCAGGGATTCGGTGCGCTCGGCGGTTCCTCCTGGTAAAAAAGTAGTAACTAGGGCAAAACGAGAAGTGAGTTCTGGGTCTTCCAGTCGAGCTAGGGATTGAAAGGTGACGGTTCCCCAAGCCACAATCAGAAAAATCGCCAACAATAGCAAGCGCAAGTTGCGAAAGAATAGCCGTGCCATATCTACTCCTTATTCACGATTTGCCCAGAAACCAAGCGGTGAGTGCCACTGTTGACAACTTCTTCCCCGGCGACAATGGTGCCACGTACCAAGACGCGATCGCCTTCGGTATATAACACTTCCACATCCCGCCGTTCGATGCGATAGGTTTCTCCCTCTGGCGCAATCGCAAAGCAAGACCACAATCCTCGCTCTCCTTTAATTAAGGCGGTTACTGGCAACCAAAATCCCTGGGTTGATACCATTTGTTCCACTTGCAGACGCGCGATTTCTCCTGATGCTGGCATGGTTTGACCTGTAGTCACCAATTGCAAAACCACTGTCCGAGTCCGGGTTTGGGGGTTGATCTCTGGTTTATATGCCAGCACTTGGGCAGCATAAATTTGCTCGCTCACCTGCACCTGTTGACGACTCCCCACTTTCAGGGTCTGCACGACTTGGGGCGGTACGCCAATTTCCACTTCAGGGGTGAGATTTTCCACTAGGCGCACGATGGCCTGTCCTGCTTGCACCACAGTGCCTTCATCTAAATTTCGTTCCCCGACCACACCACGAAAGGGCGCACGGAGGGTGCTTTTTTCAATACTGATTTCCACATCGGCCATACTGGCTGCAATTTGGGCTACCGTTGCGGCTTGGGCGGCGATTTGTTCTTGGCGTGTACCGTTCTGCAACGCTTCTAATTCACTCTGGGCTGCGGCCAGACGGTCGGCCAGGGCATCCCGATTAAATGCCACTTCATCCAACTGTTCACGGGAAATCGCCCCTTCTTCGTATAGAGAACTGCGGCGATCGCGACGAATATTTTCCAACCGCAACCGATTTTGTAAATCTGCCACTTGGGAACGCGCCACGGCAATGGTTTCTTTGCGTGGACCATTCTGCAATTCTCGTAATTCTGCGACTGCACGCGATCGCTGCGCTGCTAACTGTGCCAATTGTGCTTGGAGATTTTGCGTATCTAACCGGGCAATGACTGCGCCTTTTTCTACGCTTTGTCCGCGATTGAAGATGATTTCAATGACTTTGCCTCCCCGCTCAAAGCCCAAATCGCTGCGGCGAGTCGCCACCACTTCCCCAGTATAAAAGCGCGTCACTTGGTATGACTGTACTGGCTCAAGCTTGATGACTTGCACTGCCAACGGGGCAGAAACCGCGACTTCCTCTCCCGCAGACAACCGTTCATACACCCCGAAGGCGATTGCTGCCACCATCCCACTCGCAATCAACAGATTTCTGACTCCGATTTTTTTTGAATTCTTCAAAGGCGAGGCAGCCTCATCATCTATTTCTTGAATTTGGGCTTCCATAAACTGGCGAATCACTTTTGTGCTACGTTAACAAGAAGCGTTGTGATATTCAACTGACTGTTATAAAACTAGTTTTATAAACTAAAGCGTATATGCAACTAGTTGTTTATGTCAAGAAAAAATTATGAGCCTAGCCCATGCGATCGCCACCATCTTGCTTCAGTCTCCTCGGACAGGCTACGACCTGAGCAAAGAATTTAATGAAAGAGTAAGTTGCTATTGGCAAGCCACCTCTCAGCAGATTTATCGAGAACTGGCACGAATGCAGGCGAAAGACTGGGTAGAAGTGGAAGTATTACCACAATCGGCTCGTCCTGACAAAAAAATCTATTCTCTCACCGATGTAGGTAGACAAGAATTGATTTCTTGGATTGCCAAACCTTCAGAAGCAACCGCAATCCGTGAAGATTTACTGGTAAAAGTACGCAGTGGGTTTATCGTTCCTGAAGATATCCTCATCCGTGAAATTGAACGCCGCAAGCAATTCCACCAGCAAAAACTGGAGTATTATCGCTCCCGCGAACTAGAATTTGGCGATTTGAATCATTTATCTCGCCCGCAACGACACATCTATCTCACCCTGCGGTGCGGGATTCGCTACGAAACTATGTGGATTGAATGGTGCGACGAAGCGATCGCTTCTTTGTTAATGCAACAAGAAGGTCACCAATAAAAGGTAAACCCCTTGCCAGCACCGCAAAAATTGAACCACAATTAGCGTTTACTGCAAGTTGGGGTAAAAATAGACTGATTTTTTATGGGAGGGCTTATACAATCCATACACTGAGGTTTAGACTGTTACAATAAAACTATCAACTATGACTGCTCTTGAGCAATTTGGGCTTTTGCCTGCTGCCAAAGAGACTCTAACTCATCCAAACTGTAATCAGAAAGGGGGCGATCAACAACCGCCTCCATTTTTTGCAATCTCTGCACAAAGCGCTGATTTGTCCCCTGTAAAGCTGCACTAGGGTCAAGATCATGCCAACGCGCCAGTTGCATAACCGCAAATAATAAATCACCTAACTCCGCTTGTTGACGTTCTGGTGTTTCCTCAGCCAAAGCCTGTTGGAACTCGCCTAATTCTTCGTGAAACTTTGCCCAAACCCCATCAATATTTTCCCACTCAAACCCCACAGCCGCAGCCTTTTCGGAAATCTTCATCGCCGCCATCAGAGGGGGAAGAGTCCGATAATAACGAGCCAGCTTTGTACTAAACTGATGCTTCTGTGGAACCTCCCCCTTCTCCTGTGCCTTAATCGCCTCCCAATTTTGCCGAACCTCATCCACACCTTGGACAGACACATCACCAAACACATGAGGATGACGACGAATCAACTTTTGAGAAATCCCCCTCACCACCGCCTCCAAATTAAAATCCCCCGACTCCCCAGCAATTTGGGCTTGTAAAACCACCTGTAAAAGTAAATCTCCCAACTCCTCCTGAATCCCCTCCCGATCCCCCTCCCGAATCGCATCAACCACCTCATAAGCCTCCTCCACAACATAAGGAATCAGACTTTCAGCAGTTTGTGCCAAATCCCAAGGACAACCCCCATCAGGCGATCGCAACCGCGCCACCACCTGAATCAACTCCTGCAACGCCGCCAAACTCCCATCCATAAAAAAACCTCCGCGTACCTTTGCGCTTACCTTAGCGTACCTCTGCGTTTAACTCCTCCCTTCCTCCTCCTCCCCTTCCCACTAAACAAACCCCGCACCCCCTGCTTCTGCACCCGCTTATAAGCCGAACCCCCCCAATCGCTGAGAGAATGACTCATAGCACCGAGTTCCAACCCCAAAAACAAAGCCAAATATTCCGTAGTATAAACCACAAGCGATCGCCCCAAAGCCACACTTAAATCCTGCCAAGTCACAGCCAAAATTCCCAGCACTTCCCCCACCACCAAAAACACCGTAGCCACCAACCACAGCAAACAACCCAGATAAATCACCCGGATAATTGTGCCAATAATCGGCCCATGAGAAAAAACAGAACGATGGCGCAGCTTTTTTTGATAAGGTCGCCAAATACAGCGCAAAAAGCCCCAGCGTTGGAACTGACGCGAGTAAATATCCAAATCAGGGCCGAACATCAAACCGCTAAACATAAACCCACCAGCAACCAACAGGGTTAAATTGCTGCTGCGAGTTTGCCATAAAGTCACACCGGCGATTACAGGCAGAGTATATAAAGTGATGCGATCGTGGGTTCCACCAGAGGGCATAATTGAGTAGATCGCCTGTGGGCAAAGGATTACTGAGTTATTATTGTACGTGAAAAAAAACTTTTCCCAAAGGGCTTGCGCGATTAGAAATCTTTTGCTATATTGGATTACTGTAAGAGAAAACGGGTGGTTAGCTCAGTTGGTAGAGCGCCTGCCTTACAAGCAGGATGTCATCAGTTCGAGTCTGGTACTACCCACTTTTAATATTACCTTGCCATCTGCGTCCGAATAAAATTGGAAGCAGGTGGTTTCTCATTTACGGGTTAAATCTTGGGAGGTTGAAAAATTAGATGACAGCGCCTCAACCAAAAGTCTTGACAAACTCCCAGCTTTACGATGAAGATTTTTATCTGTGGCTAGAGACAACAGCTAAACAACTCAAAGCAGGTAAATTAGCGGAAGTTGATTTAGTTAATCTCATTGAAGAAATTGAATGCATGGGGAGAAGTGAAAAAAGAGCGTTAAAAAGTAATTTAATAGAATGATTTATTTGTTAGATACAAATGTAAAAAAGCCTTTTAACCCGCGCAGGCGGGTTTGGTTTGTATAGCCGCGACTTCTAGTCGCCAGGGCTAGTTTTACTTATGGGTATCGCATCTTGACCGCCATAATTAAACCTTGGAAGAGTCATCATACATCACAGAGAGAAACCCCAAAGCACAAAGACACAAAGAAAAACTGCAAAAGCCGGACACTTTTTTGATACGATAGTAGCTCTAACTCGTGAAATAACGATTTTTGTATGAGCAAAGGCACCCTGTTTGATAAAGTTTGGAACTTACACACCGTTGGAACACTTCCTTCAGGGCTGACGCAACTATTTATCGGGCTTCACCTGATTCACGAAGTCACCAGTCCCCAAGCCTTTGCCATGTTGCGGGAAAGGGGTTTGAAGATGCTGTTTCCAGAACGAACTATAGCCACAGTCGATCACATCGTCCCGACGGAAAACCAAGCCCGCCCATTTGTCGATAGCATGGCGGAAGATATGATCCAGGCTTTAGAACAAAACTGTCAAGAAAATAATATTACCTTTCATAACATCGGTTCTGGTAATCAAGGGATAGTCCACGTCATCGCCCCAGAACAAGGACTGACTCAGCCAGGAATGACGATCGCTTGTGGTGATAGTCACACATCTAGCCACGGCGCATTCGGTGCGATCGCATTTGGAATTGGTACTAGCCAAGTCCGGGACGTTCTCGCCTCTCAAACCCTAGCTTTATCTAAACTCAAAGTTCGCAAAATAGAAGTGAACGGGACTTTAAACCCTGGTGTTTACGCCAAAGATGTAATTCTGCACATCATTCGGACATTAGGTGTAAAAGGTGGCGTAGGTTATGCGTATGAATACGCTGGAACTACCTTTGACCAAATGAACATGGAAGAACGGATGACCGTTTGCAACATGGCCATTGAAGGTGGCGCGAGATGCGGTTATGTTAACCCTGATCAAGTCACTTATGATTACTTAAAAGGTAGAGATTTCGCCCCCAAAGGTGCAGAATGGGACAAAGCCGTGACTTGGTGGGAATCCATCAAAAGTGATGCTGATGCAGAATACGATGATGTTGTAGTCTTCGACGCGGCGGATATTTCCCCTACAGTTACTTGGGGAATTACACCCGGTCAAGGTATCGGCGTAAACCAATTTATACCCAAGCCGGAAGAATTGCTAGAAGAAGACCGATTTATTGCGGAAGAAGCTTATCAATACATGGATTTGTTTCCCGGTCAACCGATAAAAGGCACTAAAATTGATGTCTGCTTTATTGGCAGTTGTACCAACGGCAGAATTAGCGACCTGAGAGAAGCCGCAAAAATTGCCCAAGGTCGTCACGTAGCAGAGGGAGTCAAAGCCTTTGTTGTCCCAGGTTCCGAACGCGTGAAGCAAGAAGCCGAAGCCGAAGGACTGGATAAAATCTTTGAAGCAGCCGGCTTTGAATGGCGTGAACCTGGGTGTTCCATGTGTTTAGCCATGAACCCCGACAAACTCCAAGGCAGACAAATCAGCGCGTCTTCCTCCAACCGCAACTTTAAAGGCCGACAAGGTTCATCCTCTGGTCGCACATTACTCATGAGTCCGGCCATGGTGGCGACTGCGGCTATCCAAGGGGAAGTTTCAGACGTGCGCGAGTTGCTATAAACATGAATTAGTTTCGCGCAAAGGCGCAAAGTCGCAAAGGCGGATGAATTATCTATGTTCATCTGTGGATCAAAATCTCTTCCAACCAAATTGTTGTAAAAAATCGAGTCAAAATTGAAAATTATGGTTAGTGAAGTTAAAAAAATCTCAGGGCGCGGTATAATCCTTATTGGGGATGATATAGATACAGATAGAATTATTCCCGCCCGTTATTTGAAAGCCATCACCTTTGATGGATTAGGTGAAGGCGTATTTATCGATGATCGCACATCCTTAAAAGGTGAACATCCCTTTGATCAACCTCAATATCAAGGGGCTAATGTTTTAATCGTTAACCGTAACTTTGGCTGTGGTTCATCACGAGAACACGCACCCCAGGCGATCGCTAAATGGGGAATTCAAGCTTTAATCGGTGAAAGTTTCGCCGAAATCTTTTTTGGTAACTGTGTAGCAATGGGCATACCTTGCTTGACAGCCGATGCAGCCACAGTCAAAAAACTGCAAGAACTCGTAGCTACTAATGCCGAAGCAGCTGTGACAGTGAATTTAGAAACTTTAGAAGTGCAAATTGGTGATTACACTGCCAAAGTTACCATGAACGAAGGTACTCGCAGCACTTTTATTGCTGGTACATGGGATGCTTGCGGTCAGTTAGTGGCTAATGCTGACCAAGTTCGAGCAACTGCTGCTAAACTGCCTTATCTCAGTTGGGGAAAATTAGCCGCAGGTTAAGTTAATCTGCGGGGATTTAGTTAGCGCAAAGAAGCCCAATTAAATCTCAGCCAAAATCTGAATTCATGTTTCAGTCCCCTTGCGGGGATTTAGTTAGCGGAAAGTATAACGTCCTGCCAGTCAAACTCAACTTCTTGTCGTTTCAGTCCCCTTGCGGGGATTTAGTTAGCGGAAAGTTAGGATTGCCGTCTGAGAGATGGTCTAAGAAATGTTTCAGTCCCCTTGCGGGGATTTAGTTAGCGGAAAGCCAAATAATGAAAAAAAGCTGAAATAAAAACTGATGTTTCAGTCCCCTTGCGGGGATTTAGTTAGCGGAAAGCCTGGAGGTGAAGCTTGAGCGAAAAAATTAAACAAGTAATTGTTTCAGTCCCCTTGCGGGGATTTAGTTAGCGGAAAGGCAGCATTTTGCAACTCTAAAATTCTTTGCAT comes from the Nodularia sp. NIES-3585 genome and includes:
- a CDS encoding efflux RND transporter permease subunit; translated protein: MARLFFRNLRLLLLAIFLIVAWGTVTFQSLARLEDPELTSRFALVTTFLPGGTAERTESLVTDPIEAKIAEIPEVKTYESTSRAGVSTISVDLLDTVGKNRVPLVWSRVRDKLREVQGELPNAASEPELDEGEVRAYALLAALTWEQSDAPNYAILRRRAEVLKNALRSLSGTDEVEIFGAPQEEITVNVNTETFASLGITASELAGQIQQSDAKTSAGQFRGDNTLLYEVQGELDTLNRLQQIPVRCSACESNREFLLLADIATIEKGIATPPTELAFTSGKAAIAVGVYVQSQYRLDRWAVAAQKVIDSFRADLPKGIQLEIVFDQSRYVTARLNNLIGNLLSGALMLFVICIIMMGWQQALAVQMALPLSLAIALIVMGLLGIPLHQMSVTGLIVALGILIDNAIILVDEMNIRLKAGMSLETAIEETVQYLRAPLLGGTLTTVFSFAPIALLPGATGEFVGTIGLNVIVAVLASLLVALTISPAITAKIHQWNHRRSLTTKVMIGKERWWESGFSHPGLSAWYRRSLQWSLRYPKRAIALTLIFPVLGFTLMTTLSLQFFPAADREQFIVELELPPTSSLTQIQQLTQEVEATLRSHSEVQQVYWFLGKSAPKVYYNQLTNRENESSFAGAIVQMNGIAGDRFIRQLQTEFNSAFPNARALVRLFEQGPPFEAPIELRIYGSDVDRLQQLSEELRSILAEVPTITHIRSRLNDVLPQLALEIDEPEARSRGLSRRETARQLQVIIEGVTGGTILEDTEEVPVRVRLSNSDARADLSQLQSVNLLPSDRNGYIPLETIGKLSLIPKNAAITRKNGLRVSTVQGYLTAGTLPANALADFRQRLQNSFSLPQGYNLEFGGEEAERNSATGGLLGYGIVLGIALVVTLVLSMNSFALAGLIGIVAILAIGLGGLSVWLFGYPFGFNPIIGTVGLIGVAVNDAITVLTAVKSDPLAQKGDRPAIVETVIHTTRHVLTTTFTTMAGFIPLILGGGGFWPPLAVVIAGGVGGATILALYFIPCAYLLLSSTKR
- the mazG gene encoding nucleoside triphosphate pyrophosphohydrolase, giving the protein MDGSLAALQELIQVVARLRSPDGGCPWDLAQTAESLIPYVVEEAYEVVDAIREGDREGIQEELGDLLLQVVLQAQIAGESGDFNLEAVVRGISQKLIRRHPHVFGDVSVQGVDEVRQNWEAIKAQEKGEVPQKHQFSTKLARYYRTLPPLMAAMKISEKAAAVGFEWENIDGVWAKFHEELGEFQQALAEETPERQQAELGDLLFAVMQLARWHDLDPSAALQGTNQRFVQRLQKMEAVVDRPLSDYSLDELESLWQQAKAQIAQEQS
- a CDS encoding metal-binding protein, producing the protein MPSGGTHDRITLYTLPVIAGVTLWQTRSSNLTLLVAGGFMFSGLMFGPDLDIYSRQFQRWGFLRCIWRPYQKKLRHRSVFSHGPIIGTIIRVIYLGCLLWLVATVFLVVGEVLGILAVTWQDLSVALGRSLVVYTTEYLALFLGLELGAMSHSLSDWGGSAYKRVQKQGVRGLFSGKGRRRKGGVKRRGTLR
- a CDS encoding efflux RND transporter periplasmic adaptor subunit, translating into MEAQIQEIDDEAASPLKNSKKIGVRNLLIASGMVAAIAFGVYERLSAGEEVAVSAPLAVQVIKLEPVQSYQVTRFYTGEVVATRRSDLGFERGGKVIEIIFNRGQSVEKGAVIARLDTQNLQAQLAQLAAQRSRAVAELRELQNGPRKETIAVARSQVADLQNRLRLENIRRDRRSSLYEEGAISREQLDEVAFNRDALADRLAAAQSELEALQNGTRQEQIAAQAATVAQIAASMADVEISIEKSTLRAPFRGVVGERNLDEGTVVQAGQAIVRLVENLTPEVEIGVPPQVVQTLKVGSRQQVQVSEQIYAAQVLAYKPEINPQTRTRTVVLQLVTTGQTMPASGEIARLQVEQMVSTQGFWLPVTALIKGERGLWSCFAIAPEGETYRIERRDVEVLYTEGDRVLVRGTIVAGEEVVNSGTHRLVSGQIVNKE
- a CDS encoding PadR family transcriptional regulator; protein product: MSLAHAIATILLQSPRTGYDLSKEFNERVSCYWQATSQQIYRELARMQAKDWVEVEVLPQSARPDKKIYSLTDVGRQELISWIAKPSEATAIREDLLVKVRSGFIVPEDILIREIERRKQFHQQKLEYYRSRELEFGDLNHLSRPQRHIYLTLRCGIRYETMWIEWCDEAIASLLMQQEGHQ
- the leuC gene encoding 3-isopropylmalate dehydratase large subunit, translated to MSKGTLFDKVWNLHTVGTLPSGLTQLFIGLHLIHEVTSPQAFAMLRERGLKMLFPERTIATVDHIVPTENQARPFVDSMAEDMIQALEQNCQENNITFHNIGSGNQGIVHVIAPEQGLTQPGMTIACGDSHTSSHGAFGAIAFGIGTSQVRDVLASQTLALSKLKVRKIEVNGTLNPGVYAKDVILHIIRTLGVKGGVGYAYEYAGTTFDQMNMEERMTVCNMAIEGGARCGYVNPDQVTYDYLKGRDFAPKGAEWDKAVTWWESIKSDADAEYDDVVVFDAADISPTVTWGITPGQGIGVNQFIPKPEELLEEDRFIAEEAYQYMDLFPGQPIKGTKIDVCFIGSCTNGRISDLREAAKIAQGRHVAEGVKAFVVPGSERVKQEAEAEGLDKIFEAAGFEWREPGCSMCLAMNPDKLQGRQISASSSNRNFKGRQGSSSGRTLLMSPAMVATAAIQGEVSDVRELL